One segment of Thunnus thynnus chromosome 19, fThuThy2.1, whole genome shotgun sequence DNA contains the following:
- the nrarpa gene encoding notch-regulated ankyrin repeat-containing protein A, with translation MSQADVSTCSAPQRVFQEAVKKGNTKELHSLLQNMTNCEFNVNSFGPEGQTALHQSVIDGNLELVKLLVKFGADIRLANREGWSALHIAAFGGHQDIVLYLITKAKYSSGAR, from the coding sequence ATGAGCCAGGCGGATGTGTCGACTTGCTCCGCGCCGCAGAGGGTTTTCCAGGAGGCGGTGAAGAAGGGCAACACCAAGGAGCTGCACTCGTTGCTGCAGAACATGACAAACTGCGAGTTCAACGTCAACTCCTTTGGGCCAGAAGGACAGACGGCTCTCCACCAGTCCGTCATTGACGGGAACTTGGAGCTGGTAAAACTGCTGgtgaagtttggtgcagatATCCGGCTGGCCAACAGGGAAGGGTGGAGCGCTTTACACATCGCCGCCTTCGGGGGCCACCAAGACATTGTGCTATACCTCATCACCAAGGCCAAGTACTCCTCTGGCGCCCGGTga